The following proteins are co-located in the Armatimonadota bacterium genome:
- a CDS encoding HepT-like ribonuclease domain-containing protein, whose protein sequence is MRRERGFRNVIVHAYFAADETIIWNAATAELPVLRAAVAGMLEKGLPAEP, encoded by the coding sequence ATGCGGCGTGAACGTGGTTTCCGCAACGTAATCGTGCACGCCTACTTCGCCGCCGATGAGACCATCATCTGGAATGCCGCCACGGCTGAGCTTCCAGTGTTGCGAGCCGCCGTCGCAGGAATGCTCGAAAAGGGGCTTCCAGCAGAACCCTAG
- a CDS encoding nucleotidyltransferase family protein, producing MLKDLNIPIKKIEDLCRRYKVAELAVFGSAVREDFRADSDIDLLVSFQPDAKIGLIAFIGLQQQLEELLGRRVDLVSKRGLKPLIRDEVLTSAKVLYAA from the coding sequence ATGCTGAAGGATCTGAACATACCGATAAAGAAGATAGAGGACCTCTGCCGCCGGTACAAAGTCGCCGAGCTGGCGGTCTTCGGTTCCGCCGTGCGTGAAGACTTTCGCGCGGACAGCGACATTGACCTCCTCGTGTCGTTTCAGCCGGACGCGAAGATCGGCCTGATCGCATTTATCGGCCTGCAACAGCAATTGGAGGAGTTGCTGGGGCGCCGGGTTGACCTTGTGTCCAAGCGCGGCCTCAAACCACTGATCCGCGACGAGGTCCTGACCAGCGCGAAGGTGCTCTATGCGGCGTGA